Proteins encoded by one window of Thalassoroseus pseudoceratinae:
- the arfB gene encoding alternative ribosome rescue aminoacyl-tRNA hydrolase ArfB: protein MPRHSHTRDDPAVIVRPGLEIPTSEFELNYVRSSGPGGQNVNKVNTKVQLRWPVSESESLPERIRERFVQQWRSRMTNDGELIIASERYRDQARNVGDCYDKLSEMIDGVVDPPKKRKRTRPSRGAKERRLKAKKQRSQRKSLRQNPKLSD, encoded by the coding sequence ATGCCTCGTCACAGCCACACACGCGACGATCCTGCCGTCATTGTTCGGCCGGGTCTCGAAATCCCGACCTCGGAATTCGAACTGAATTACGTCCGGAGTTCCGGCCCCGGCGGTCAGAACGTCAACAAAGTGAACACCAAAGTGCAACTGCGTTGGCCAGTCAGTGAATCGGAAAGTCTGCCGGAACGTATCCGCGAGCGTTTCGTGCAACAATGGCGGTCTCGGATGACCAACGACGGTGAACTCATCATTGCGAGCGAACGGTATCGTGATCAAGCGAGAAATGTCGGCGACTGCTACGACAAACTCAGCGAGATGATCGACGGCGTCGTCGATCCCCCGAAGAAACGGAAACGAACCCGACCCTCCCGCGGCGCGAAAGAGCGGCGACTCAAGGCGAAGAAACAACGGTCGCAACGCAAATCACTTCGGCAAAACCCAAAGCTGTCAGACTGA
- a CDS encoding lactate racemase domain-containing protein gives MLFPSMRQVRQKFTATRVDNVEAETDRQLQTLGLSRVISPGQTVAIPAGSRGIANIDCILRTIVRHFQNLGAKPFIVPAMGSHGGGTVAGQTSILTGYGITEDFLGTEIRASMETVIVDRTPQGIPVHFDRHAYEADHVFICGRIKPHTGFVGEIESGLHKMMLIGLGKHEGAKIYHRAIQAYSFMEIIQSVSDVVLEKCGVIGGLAIVENAFDETGRLEAVAPDDFLTREIELLKLAREWMPQLPFREADLLIVERIGKDISGTGMDTNIVGRKFNDHAATEGDDTRIKRIFVRDLSDGTHGNGTGIGIAEFASQRALSRVDWNITRINAITGGHPTAAMVPLAWETERETLEHALQTIGLVEPHEAKVMRIYDTLHLENVWVSEAYADELLNRDDLELIDRPTPMRFDAAGNLEPVSAEKLIKS, from the coding sequence ATGTTATTCCCTTCTATGCGACAAGTCCGCCAAAAATTCACCGCAACTCGGGTGGATAACGTGGAGGCAGAGACTGATCGGCAACTTCAAACCCTCGGTCTTTCACGGGTTATATCGCCGGGACAGACGGTCGCGATTCCAGCCGGTAGTCGAGGAATCGCCAATATCGACTGCATATTGCGGACCATTGTTCGACATTTTCAAAATCTCGGTGCGAAACCCTTCATTGTTCCCGCGATGGGAAGCCATGGCGGAGGAACAGTCGCTGGGCAAACCTCAATTCTAACAGGTTACGGCATCACCGAGGATTTTTTGGGGACGGAAATCCGTGCCTCGATGGAGACCGTGATTGTCGATCGGACGCCGCAAGGCATTCCCGTTCATTTTGATCGCCACGCCTACGAAGCCGATCATGTCTTCATCTGCGGACGGATCAAACCCCATACCGGATTCGTAGGTGAGATCGAGTCCGGATTGCACAAGATGATGCTGATTGGTCTCGGCAAGCACGAGGGAGCGAAGATTTACCATCGGGCGATCCAAGCCTACAGTTTTATGGAGATTATTCAGTCAGTCTCGGATGTCGTATTGGAAAAGTGTGGCGTCATCGGCGGATTGGCGATCGTTGAGAATGCATTCGACGAAACCGGCCGACTGGAGGCCGTCGCTCCCGACGACTTTCTGACTCGTGAGATCGAGCTTCTGAAGTTGGCTCGTGAATGGATGCCTCAACTTCCTTTCCGTGAGGCGGATTTGCTGATTGTGGAACGGATTGGCAAAGATATCTCTGGAACTGGCATGGACACGAATATCGTGGGCCGAAAGTTCAACGACCACGCCGCGACCGAAGGCGATGACACGCGAATCAAGCGGATTTTCGTTCGAGACTTGTCGGACGGTACGCACGGCAACGGGACTGGAATTGGAATCGCCGAATTTGCCAGTCAGAGAGCGTTGTCTCGTGTGGACTGGAATATCACCCGGATCAACGCGATCACCGGTGGGCATCCAACCGCGGCGATGGTCCCGTTGGCTTGGGAAACCGAACGCGAGACGCTCGAACACGCGTTGCAAACCATCGGACTTGTCGAACCGCATGAGGCAAAAGTCATGCGGATTTACGATACCTTGCACCTCGAGAATGTTTGGGTCAGCGAAGCCTACGCGGATGAACTTTTGAATCGTGACGATCTGGAGTTGATTGACAGACCGACACCAATGCGATTCGACGCCGCCGGAAATCTTGAGCCCGTGTCGGCCGAAAAGCTCATCAAATCTTAA
- a CDS encoding PstS family phosphate ABC transporter substrate-binding protein, with protein MKLPNTLNWAGKLLGTTLVLLAIGCGGSNQTDEENGDASAIGEALKGEITIDGSSTVAPISGVAKEQFNKEYKNVNIKLSITGTGDGFKRFSAGETDVSNASRPIKESEFKLCQENNVEFIEIPVAYDGLTIVVNTQNDWADEITVEQLKTIFSAETAPKTWKDVNEDWPDEELKIYAPGTESGTFDYFNEVVLEDAKMRSDFSPSADDNTLVNGVKGNKSAIGFFGASYYFNNEDSLKALAVVNPETKEAVLPSAATIESGEYAPFSRPLFIYVKKASMDRPEVKLFVKFYLDHAAEMAKEVFYVPLPKTVYESATKHVNGKKVGTHYLTEAGEKRKGSVTDIYQEENLVTELD; from the coding sequence ATGAAACTCCCGAACACGCTCAACTGGGCCGGTAAATTGCTCGGCACAACATTGGTTCTGCTCGCGATTGGTTGTGGCGGTAGCAATCAAACTGATGAAGAAAACGGTGACGCCAGCGCGATCGGCGAAGCTCTCAAAGGTGAAATCACCATTGATGGCTCCAGCACCGTTGCCCCGATCAGTGGTGTTGCCAAAGAGCAGTTCAACAAAGAATACAAGAACGTCAACATCAAGTTGAGCATCACCGGAACGGGGGATGGTTTCAAACGTTTCTCCGCTGGCGAAACGGATGTCTCGAACGCTTCTCGTCCGATCAAGGAATCGGAATTCAAACTCTGCCAGGAAAACAACGTTGAGTTCATTGAGATTCCAGTGGCGTATGACGGGTTAACGATCGTCGTCAATACGCAGAACGATTGGGCTGACGAAATCACCGTGGAACAACTCAAGACCATCTTCAGTGCTGAGACCGCACCGAAGACATGGAAGGACGTCAACGAAGATTGGCCGGACGAAGAACTGAAAATCTACGCTCCCGGAACTGAGTCAGGAACATTTGACTACTTTAATGAGGTTGTTCTCGAAGATGCCAAAATGCGAAGCGACTTCTCACCCAGTGCCGATGACAACACCCTCGTTAACGGCGTGAAAGGCAATAAATCGGCGATTGGATTCTTTGGGGCTTCCTACTACTTCAACAACGAAGACTCACTCAAAGCCCTCGCTGTGGTGAATCCGGAAACGAAAGAAGCCGTGTTGCCATCAGCCGCCACTATTGAAAGCGGTGAATACGCTCCGTTTAGTCGTCCGCTGTTCATCTACGTCAAAAAGGCGTCGATGGATCGTCCGGAAGTTAAGTTGTTCGTCAAATTCTACCTCGATCACGCTGCCGAGATGGCAAAAGAAGTCTTCTATGTGCCACTTCCAAAAACGGTTTATGAATCCGCGACGAAGCACGTGAACGGCAAAAAGGTGGGGACACACTACTTGACCGAAGCTGGCGAAAAACGCAAAGGTTCGGTGACGGATATCTATCAAGAAGAGAATCTGGTCACCGAACTCGACTAA
- the pstC gene encoding phosphate ABC transporter permease subunit PstC: MAYEVPLRKAEYQPAILRARQARRWRETGVLTGLVGAAAFSVLTTVAIIGILFAQSVHFFRMPEVTVSEFFFTAKWPVLIGSDDNYGIWPLICGSLLVTLIAMAVALPLGLVTAIYLSEYAPRKLRSVLKPTLEVLAGIPTVVYGFFALTFITPMILQKIDPSFNGFNAASAGIAVGILCLPIVTSLTEDALQSVPRSLREGAYGLGGTKLDVSVRVVLPAALSGLISATLLAFARAMGETMIVALAAGQLPQVTFDPRDQIETMTGFMVRAAKGDIEHTGAAYYSLYAVAGTLFIITFALTVLGQLIRRRFREEYR, translated from the coding sequence ATGGCTTACGAAGTACCGCTCCGAAAAGCAGAATATCAGCCGGCAATTCTGCGGGCACGTCAGGCCCGGCGATGGCGTGAAACCGGTGTCTTGACCGGGTTGGTGGGGGCGGCCGCATTTTCCGTTCTCACAACGGTCGCCATCATTGGGATTCTCTTCGCGCAGAGCGTGCATTTCTTCCGAATGCCCGAAGTCACGGTGAGCGAGTTCTTCTTCACCGCCAAGTGGCCGGTTTTGATTGGCTCAGACGACAACTACGGCATTTGGCCGCTCATTTGCGGTTCGTTGTTGGTGACGCTCATCGCGATGGCGGTTGCGTTGCCACTCGGACTGGTGACCGCGATTTACCTCAGCGAATACGCCCCGCGAAAACTTCGTTCGGTTCTGAAACCAACGCTCGAAGTCCTCGCCGGCATTCCCACCGTGGTGTATGGTTTCTTCGCACTGACGTTTATCACACCAATGATCCTGCAGAAGATTGACCCATCATTCAACGGGTTCAACGCCGCTAGTGCCGGAATTGCAGTTGGGATTCTTTGTCTGCCCATTGTGACATCACTGACCGAAGACGCATTGCAATCCGTCCCTCGTAGTTTGCGAGAAGGAGCCTACGGTTTGGGGGGGACGAAACTCGATGTCTCCGTGCGTGTCGTATTACCTGCGGCGTTGTCCGGATTGATCTCAGCCACGTTGCTCGCGTTCGCTCGGGCGATGGGTGAAACGATGATCGTGGCGTTGGCCGCCGGACAGCTTCCCCAAGTGACGTTCGACCCACGTGACCAAATTGAAACGATGACGGGATTCATGGTGCGGGCAGCCAAAGGGGATATTGAGCACACGGGAGCAGCGTACTATTCGCTTTACGCGGTCGCCGGGACATTGTTCATCATTACATTTGCCCTGACCGTGCTCGGTCAGTTGATTCGGCGACGGTTCCGGGAGGAATACCGATGA
- a CDS encoding PstA family ABC transporter permease — translation MTPAILSDPQKRQDSLRSTTVRQWKNRLFVYFCTVVAGASVLILLVLLGAIFAQGMHFLDWDFLTSPASMKPTETGVATGLVGTLLVCGVCAICTLPLGVATAIFLEEYQPRSPFFRNLRSFIQLNITNLAGVPSVVYGILGLTAFVNLFGLAGSLDQPAFEVGATHYYQFLNEEPRIVRIPVASSAQDSPELETGMLAYTGSGRRVRLNVIAADANWPDDPKLAARTLRIGETGGLQTETSWYHFRLPFGRSVLAIGLTLMLVVLPILITASQEALRSVPFSLREGAFGLGATRWQTIRNVTLPAAIPGIMTGSIIAMSRAIGEAAPIVIISGVTSQTVMAHSLMSDSPVLPLQIFYWSGQAIQEFHDVAASGIIVLLGVLLLFNAAAVILRQKLQKPLS, via the coding sequence ATGACACCTGCGATTCTCTCGGATCCTCAGAAACGCCAAGATTCTCTTCGCTCGACCACTGTCCGACAGTGGAAGAACCGGTTGTTCGTGTATTTCTGCACGGTCGTGGCAGGGGCATCCGTGCTAATCCTGCTGGTCTTGCTGGGAGCGATTTTCGCTCAGGGCATGCACTTCCTTGACTGGGACTTTCTTACGTCGCCAGCCAGCATGAAGCCCACGGAAACGGGTGTGGCGACCGGTTTGGTGGGAACTTTGCTTGTGTGCGGCGTGTGTGCCATATGCACATTGCCTTTGGGAGTCGCGACGGCGATCTTTCTGGAAGAATACCAACCACGGTCCCCGTTCTTTCGGAATCTTCGAAGCTTCATTCAGTTGAACATCACGAATTTGGCTGGTGTGCCGTCAGTTGTGTACGGGATTCTCGGTTTGACGGCATTCGTCAATCTGTTTGGTCTCGCTGGAAGTTTGGATCAACCAGCGTTTGAAGTTGGCGCGACTCACTACTATCAGTTTTTGAACGAAGAACCACGAATTGTGCGGATTCCCGTTGCCAGTTCGGCCCAAGATTCACCGGAACTGGAAACCGGAATGTTGGCATACACCGGAAGTGGCCGACGCGTCAGATTAAACGTGATTGCAGCTGACGCGAATTGGCCCGATGATCCGAAGTTGGCTGCCAGAACACTGAGGATCGGCGAAACCGGGGGGCTTCAGACCGAAACGAGTTGGTACCATTTCCGATTGCCATTTGGTCGCAGCGTGTTGGCGATCGGGTTAACCCTGATGTTGGTGGTGCTGCCAATTTTGATTACGGCTTCGCAGGAAGCGCTTCGTTCGGTGCCGTTTTCCTTGCGGGAAGGTGCTTTTGGTCTTGGGGCGACGCGTTGGCAAACGATCCGAAATGTGACCCTGCCCGCGGCGATTCCTGGTATCATGACCGGTTCCATTATTGCAATGAGCCGGGCAATCGGCGAAGCCGCACCGATCGTCATTATTTCCGGTGTGACGTCTCAGACGGTGATGGCACATAGTCTAATGAGTGACAGTCCGGTGCTTCCGCTACAAATCTTCTATTGGTCGGGTCAAGCTATTCAAGAATTTCATGATGTCGCCGCATCGGGCATTATTGTACTGTTAGGGGTGTTGTTGTTGTTCAATGCAGCAGCGGTCATTCTTCGCCAGAAATTGCAAAAGCCCTTGTCGTAA
- the pstB gene encoding phosphate ABC transporter ATP-binding protein PstB, producing the protein MSQALKTNSQAPQTEETELALAVEVRDFNAWYGDFHVLHNIHMKIPEKRVTAFIGPSGCGKSTFLRWINRMNDTVDGAHAKGHLKLHDLDLLDRRTDVVDLRRRVGMVFQKPNPFPKTIYDNIAFGPRLHMKVAKSEMDELVEWSLKKAALWTEVKNRLHTSALGLSGGQQQRLCIARAIAIGPEVLLMDEPASSLDPKSAAAIEDLISELRQEYTIVIVTHSMQQAARTSDYTAFLYEGQLIEFGPTQKIFTNPDREETENYITGRFG; encoded by the coding sequence ATGTCGCAGGCCTTGAAAACGAACTCGCAAGCCCCGCAGACTGAAGAAACCGAACTCGCGTTGGCTGTCGAAGTCCGCGACTTCAATGCGTGGTATGGCGATTTCCATGTGCTACACAATATTCACATGAAGATCCCCGAGAAGCGAGTGACGGCATTTATCGGGCCAAGTGGTTGTGGAAAAAGTACGTTCCTGCGGTGGATCAACCGGATGAACGACACGGTCGACGGTGCTCACGCCAAAGGACATCTGAAACTGCATGATTTGGATTTGCTCGACCGACGCACCGACGTGGTCGATTTGCGGCGTCGGGTGGGCATGGTCTTCCAAAAGCCCAATCCTTTCCCGAAAACTATTTACGACAATATCGCCTTTGGCCCACGTCTACACATGAAGGTGGCTAAGTCCGAAATGGACGAATTGGTCGAGTGGTCTTTGAAGAAGGCCGCTCTGTGGACGGAGGTCAAGAACCGGTTACATACATCTGCCCTGGGTTTGTCGGGCGGCCAGCAGCAGCGTTTGTGTATCGCTCGCGCAATCGCCATTGGTCCCGAAGTGCTCTTGATGGATGAGCCGGCCTCCTCGCTCGACCCGAAGAGCGCGGCTGCCATCGAGGACCTGATCTCGGAACTTCGCCAAGAGTATACGATTGTCATCGTGACTCACAGCATGCAGCAAGCCGCCCGAACCAGCGACTACACCGCGTTCTTGTACGAAGGCCAACTGATTGAGTTCGGTCCGACTCAAAAAATCTTCACGAATCCCGATCGCGAAGAAACGGAAAACTATATCACCGGTCGATTTGGATGA
- a CDS encoding RNA polymerase sigma factor → MTQQHTEFGAASVESIYVSLSKELWAIFYAHCNESELAYDAVQEVFARLQQQDRSTIRDVKSWLVRVGRNWLRDFARHQKIAAKSVDFLDGTPGENQPPSESLLNQEQHAIVRQTLAEMSSEDRSVLVFRYSLGWSSQKIADELETTASAVDMRLSRARKRLRRLLEQAGVDST, encoded by the coding sequence ATGACACAACAACACACTGAATTCGGGGCGGCTTCGGTCGAGTCCATCTATGTCAGTTTGTCGAAAGAACTTTGGGCGATTTTCTACGCGCATTGCAACGAGTCGGAGTTAGCTTACGACGCCGTTCAGGAAGTTTTCGCACGGTTGCAGCAGCAAGACCGTTCAACCATCCGGGATGTGAAATCTTGGCTGGTGCGTGTGGGACGGAATTGGCTCAGAGACTTCGCTCGCCATCAAAAAATTGCGGCTAAGTCGGTGGATTTCCTGGATGGAACACCGGGCGAAAACCAACCTCCGAGTGAAAGTCTGCTCAATCAAGAGCAACACGCGATTGTTCGTCAAACGCTGGCTGAAATGTCGTCCGAAGACCGATCCGTGTTGGTGTTCCGTTACTCATTGGGCTGGTCATCGCAGAAAATTGCGGATGAGTTAGAAACGACTGCGTCGGCTGTGGATATGCGATTATCTCGGGCACGGAAACGACTGCGTCGTCTCTTGGAACAAGCAGGGGTGGATTCGACATGA
- a CDS encoding nuclear transport factor 2 family protein: MQRLTLGILIVVFGQQGCDQLRPADPSAKATENSQLVPAESSKTPPGWTTSKTLSVAEASWLIPSAAACSREQFDEVLRHPPTLLSDIDDQKLTLLLLAYDPSLVAQTAPTALDEFRYTGPFGAKKDDIVEAVYGDGKPAYASVIRPSYITDCTCNSDGDQATGVVAFRAVGVFEGRCRYTAEREDGKWRVVEFYLPSYRIRTRRQADGLWKLVDTPVPTGPPSY; this comes from the coding sequence ATGCAGCGGTTGACTTTGGGAATCCTCATTGTTGTCTTCGGACAACAGGGGTGCGATCAGCTTCGTCCAGCAGATCCATCTGCAAAAGCGACTGAAAATTCGCAATTGGTACCGGCTGAGTCTTCGAAAACGCCTCCGGGGTGGACGACCTCCAAAACTTTGAGTGTGGCAGAGGCGTCCTGGTTAATCCCTTCCGCGGCGGCCTGTTCGCGAGAACAGTTCGACGAAGTACTTAGGCATCCGCCGACGCTGTTGTCTGACATCGACGATCAGAAGCTGACGCTCTTATTGCTAGCCTACGATCCGAGTTTGGTCGCTCAGACTGCACCAACAGCTCTCGACGAATTCCGATATACCGGCCCATTTGGCGCGAAGAAGGATGATATCGTCGAAGCGGTGTACGGTGACGGTAAACCCGCGTATGCCTCCGTGATTCGTCCTTCGTATATCACGGATTGCACTTGCAACTCAGATGGAGACCAGGCGACGGGAGTTGTGGCATTCCGAGCGGTCGGTGTATTCGAAGGGCGTTGTCGGTACACGGCGGAGCGTGAAGACGGGAAGTGGCGTGTCGTCGAGTTCTACTTGCCGTCCTATCGAATCCGCACCCGCCGGCAAGCGGATGGGCTATGGAAATTGGTCGACACACCCGTTCCCACGGGGCCACCAAGCTATTGA
- a CDS encoding amidohydrolase family protein, which translates to MRDTPRRLNAALIAGVVNAHTHLEFSDLQQPLVVSSPFTAWIRVLLQHRRTRNVAVAETIATGLQEVTRNGTTLVGEINTTGDQPAYHTSEARCVVFRELIGLSPETISDQLQIARDHLELADDNGRFLPALSPHAPYSVHPTLLEEIVQISGDASAPIAMHLAETLAERDLLENGTGEFRTMLEEFGIFSSELFGGRRPLDELRTLAQAERALVIHGNYLDDDEIEFLTGQLQMSVVYCPRTHAYFGHQHHPWRTLIDRGVRVALGTDSRASNPDLSVWEEAKFLRRQHPDFPPQQLLQMATINGEAALLGEDAILPELEGRTVDDLSVIELPHQESRDPYGLLFHPSSRCRSLSAVLKSVVNDQAQ; encoded by the coding sequence GTGCGAGATACACCTCGGCGTCTCAACGCGGCACTAATCGCAGGTGTTGTGAACGCTCACACCCATCTCGAATTCAGTGACCTCCAACAGCCGCTTGTGGTTTCGAGTCCATTCACCGCTTGGATACGCGTTCTACTTCAACATCGGCGAACCCGAAATGTGGCCGTCGCGGAGACGATCGCCACGGGTTTGCAAGAAGTCACGCGAAATGGCACAACCCTCGTCGGAGAAATCAACACAACCGGTGATCAACCGGCGTACCACACATCCGAAGCCCGTTGCGTGGTGTTTCGAGAGCTGATTGGTCTGTCCCCCGAGACAATCTCGGACCAACTCCAAATCGCTAGAGATCATCTCGAGTTGGCCGATGACAACGGGCGTTTCCTTCCCGCCCTCAGTCCACACGCTCCGTACAGTGTCCATCCGACTCTGCTCGAAGAAATCGTACAAATCTCAGGGGACGCGTCTGCACCGATCGCGATGCATCTTGCGGAGACACTTGCCGAACGGGATTTATTAGAGAACGGAACTGGCGAATTCAGAACGATGCTCGAAGAGTTCGGTATTTTCTCATCCGAGCTGTTCGGCGGGCGACGTCCCTTGGATGAACTCCGCACACTCGCTCAAGCTGAGCGGGCTTTAGTTATCCATGGCAACTATCTGGATGACGATGAAATCGAATTTCTGACTGGTCAACTGCAGATGTCGGTCGTGTACTGTCCACGAACACACGCCTACTTTGGTCACCAACATCACCCCTGGCGAACACTCATTGACCGTGGGGTGCGTGTCGCGCTGGGCACAGACAGCCGAGCGTCCAATCCAGATTTGAGCGTCTGGGAGGAGGCCAAGTTTCTCCGCAGGCAGCATCCGGACTTTCCGCCACAACAGCTACTTCAAATGGCGACAATCAATGGAGAAGCCGCATTGCTCGGCGAAGACGCCATCCTCCCAGAACTCGAAGGTCGGACAGTCGATGATCTCAGTGTGATCGAATTGCCCCACCAAGAGAGTCGTGACCCATACGGATTACTATTCCACCCAAGCAGCCGATGTCGTTCGCTAAGTGCTGTTCTCAAATCCGTGGTGAACGATCAAGCTCAATAG
- a CDS encoding ABC transporter permease subunit/CPBP intramembrane protease, producing the protein MRWKNIRLIFTREVRDQLRDRRTLFMVAVLPILLYPALGLGMVQMMLLFNVQARTVVVLGADDLPTTPSLRLIQKGNFNARYFDSPGEVETLRVIADPDDTESLKHKDRLDGILASESKIRKLVNQIWQLDEEKIAWIKERHPAGDVFPKQKEMQQLKDELAETTAGADVVLLVPKDFAEHIHDLNRKIAARETIDLDSSERPYVIKNSADEKSMVAARRVQGILDRWEDAVLQHRLQEASLPQSLPQPVNPIQVDLAEDKQRSAFVWSQFFPAILVIMAVTGAFYPSVDLAAGEKERGTMETLLISPAARSEIVIGKFLTVLLFSMATALLNLASMGFTSRYMASVAQDGMMEKLGNLAPPSAAAIIWMIVLLIPLASLFSALCLALATFARSTKEGQYYLTPLLLVTMGLTVFCLSPGVEISPLHVFLPIVGVALLLKEVLADPTSTLALTYALPVLMGSIGYSLLALWWAIEQFSKENVLFREAERFDLRLWVQHLFRDKEATPSFVEAFCCFGLIMMLQFFSMQYMQQAAVASAQDPTGVKGLQQLLVQQIALIATPALLMGVLFTTDFRRTFRLRMPSWSVLGVAAILPFFLHPLVKEMMTLLEPFFPPLPPGVVRVMKTMSSDQQPLWLLLLAFAATPAICEEIAFRGFILSGLSRTRRIGLATALSAIAFGMIHMIPQQVFYTSLMGLVLGLIAFRGGSLLPPIAFHFIFNALNVVLNRYAAQENVIATLEGPVLNWFFACEDGGVTYRWPLLTVAAIGASLGIYWLISKRSDPRALPVINDPFAADPSQKPMERSAVGVS; encoded by the coding sequence ATGCGTTGGAAGAACATTCGCTTGATCTTCACCCGCGAGGTTCGCGATCAATTGCGAGACCGGCGGACGTTGTTCATGGTCGCCGTGCTGCCGATCCTGCTGTATCCGGCGTTGGGGTTGGGCATGGTGCAGATGATGCTCCTGTTCAACGTCCAAGCGCGGACAGTGGTCGTCCTCGGCGCCGATGATTTGCCGACCACTCCCTCATTGCGTCTCATCCAAAAAGGCAATTTCAACGCCCGGTATTTCGACTCCCCTGGTGAAGTCGAGACTCTACGGGTGATTGCCGATCCCGACGATACTGAATCGCTGAAGCACAAGGACCGTTTAGACGGCATCCTGGCCAGCGAGTCAAAGATTCGCAAACTCGTCAATCAGATTTGGCAGCTTGACGAAGAAAAAATCGCGTGGATCAAAGAGCGTCACCCGGCTGGCGATGTGTTTCCCAAACAGAAGGAGATGCAACAACTCAAGGACGAATTGGCGGAAACGACTGCCGGTGCGGATGTGGTGCTCCTGGTTCCGAAGGATTTCGCTGAGCATATCCACGACTTAAATCGGAAGATTGCAGCGCGAGAAACGATTGATCTCGATTCCAGCGAACGGCCGTATGTGATCAAGAATAGCGCGGATGAAAAGTCGATGGTGGCCGCCCGTCGTGTGCAGGGGATTCTCGATCGTTGGGAAGATGCCGTCCTGCAACATCGACTCCAAGAAGCATCGTTACCTCAATCACTTCCGCAACCGGTGAACCCGATCCAAGTTGATCTGGCGGAGGATAAACAGCGGTCCGCATTTGTGTGGAGTCAATTCTTCCCGGCGATCTTGGTCATCATGGCGGTGACGGGGGCGTTCTACCCGTCGGTCGATTTGGCTGCTGGCGAAAAAGAACGGGGAACGATGGAAACCCTGCTGATCAGTCCCGCCGCTCGCAGCGAAATCGTGATTGGCAAGTTTCTGACCGTCCTATTGTTTAGCATGGCAACAGCATTGTTAAATCTGGCGAGTATGGGCTTCACGAGTCGCTATATGGCCTCGGTCGCTCAAGACGGCATGATGGAGAAACTCGGGAATCTCGCCCCGCCCTCCGCCGCAGCGATCATTTGGATGATCGTTCTCCTGATCCCGTTGGCCAGCCTGTTTAGTGCTCTATGCCTAGCATTAGCGACGTTCGCACGCAGCACCAAAGAAGGGCAATATTACCTAACGCCATTGCTGCTTGTGACGATGGGGCTCACGGTATTCTGTTTGTCACCGGGTGTCGAAATTTCCCCGCTGCATGTTTTTCTGCCGATTGTGGGCGTCGCGCTACTGTTGAAAGAGGTTCTCGCAGACCCCACCAGCACACTCGCGCTGACGTATGCGTTGCCGGTTCTTATGGGAAGCATCGGTTACAGCTTGCTGGCTCTGTGGTGGGCGATCGAGCAATTCTCGAAAGAGAACGTCCTGTTCCGCGAAGCCGAGCGTTTCGATTTGCGATTGTGGGTGCAGCACCTTTTCCGCGACAAAGAAGCCACACCGTCATTTGTGGAAGCATTTTGCTGCTTCGGGCTGATCATGATGTTGCAGTTCTTCTCGATGCAATACATGCAACAAGCGGCTGTGGCGAGTGCGCAAGACCCCACCGGCGTGAAGGGGTTGCAACAGTTGCTCGTTCAGCAAATCGCACTCATCGCAACGCCGGCATTGTTGATGGGGGTGTTGTTCACAACCGACTTCCGACGCACATTTCGGTTAAGGATGCCATCGTGGTCGGTGTTAGGCGTCGCGGCGATACTGCCATTCTTCTTGCATCCGCTCGTCAAGGAGATGATGACCCTGCTCGAGCCGTTCTTCCCGCCATTGCCACCCGGCGTGGTCCGTGTGATGAAGACAATGTCGAGTGATCAACAACCGTTGTGGCTACTCTTGCTTGCGTTTGCCGCGACTCCCGCGATCTGTGAGGAAATCGCTTTCCGCGGGTTCATTCTGAGTGGATTGAGTCGCACTCGCCGTATCGGACTAGCGACCGCGTTGTCCGCGATTGCATTCGGCATGATACACATGATCCCTCAGCAAGTCTTCTATACCTCGCTTATGGGCTTGGTTCTCGGGTTGATCGCCTTCCGCGGGGGAAGCCTTTTGCCACCAATTGCGTTTCACTTCATTTTCAACGCATTAAATGTCGTGCTCAATCGATATGCGGCCCAGGAAAATGTCATCGCAACTTTGGAAGGCCCAGTGTTGAATTGGTTCTTCGCGTGTGAGGATGGTGGCGTCACCTACCGCTGGCCGTTGCTGACGGTTGCTGCAATCGGGGCTTCTTTGGGAATTTATTGGTTGATTTCCAAGCGATCTGACCCACGTGCGCTGCCTGTGATCAACGACCCGTTCGCAGCAGATCCATCCCAGAAACCGATGGAGCGTTCTGCAGTCGGCGTTTCCTAA